Below is a genomic region from Ostrea edulis chromosome 10, xbOstEdul1.1, whole genome shotgun sequence.
CAATGGTCAATGCCAGAGTGACCGCCAGAGCGGTAGGTTTCTCAGTGGTCACTGGCAGCGTGACTTCAAAAGGTAAACGGCAGTGTGATTTCCAGAGCGGTAGGTTTCTCAGTGGTCACTGGCAGCGTGACTTCAAAAGGTTATCGACAGTGTGATATCCAGAGAAGTAGGTTTCTTACACAAGTTTCAATGTAATTGGATAAGCACTGATATTCACAAGTTGTTGAGGATTCAAACCTGAATAGAAACGAGAAACTGAAGTCTGACATTTTGTGTTTAAGAACTTGTAGAGTATAAATGAGAAACTGAAGTCTGACATTTTGTGTTTAAGAACTTGTAGAGTATAAATGAGAAACTGAAGTCTGACATTTTGTGTTTAAGAACTTGTAGAGTATAAATGAGAAACTGATGTCTGACATTTTGTGTTTAAGAACTTGTAGAGTATAAATGAGAAACTGAAGTCTGACATTTTGTATTTAAGAACTTGTAGAGTATAAATGAGAAATTGAAGTCTGACATTTTGTGTTTAAGAACTTGTAGAGTATAAATGAGAAACTGAAGTCTGACATTTTGTGTTTAAGAACTTGTAGAGTATAAATGAGAAACTGAAGTCTGACATTTTGTATTTAAGAACTTGTAGAGTATAAACGAGAAACTGAAGTCTGACATTTTGTATTTAAGAACTTGTAGAGTATAAATGAGAAACTGAAGTCTGACATTTTGTGTTTAAGAACTTGTAGAGTATAAATGAGAAATTGAAGTCTGACATTTTGTATTTAAGAACTTGTAGAGTATAAATGAGAAACTGAAGTCTGACATTTTGTGTTTAAGAACTTGTAGAGTATAAATGAGAAACTGATGTCTGACATTTTGTGTTTAAGAACTTGTAGAGTATAAATGAGAAACTGAAGTCTGACATTTTGTATTTAAGAACTTGTAGAGTATAAATGAGAAATTGAAGTCTGACCTTTTGTATTTAAGAACTTGTAGGGTATAAATGAGAAATTGAAGTTTGACATTTTGTGTTTAAGAACTTGTAGAGTATAAATGAGAAACTGAAGTCTGACATTTTGTGTTTAAGAACTTGTAGAGTATAAATGAGAAACTGAAGTCTGACATTTTGTGTTTAAGAACTTGTAGAGTATAAATGAGAAACTGAAGTCTGACATTTTGTGTTCTGATGGGTGTTGGCATGATACGATGCTCTTCCGGCTTATTTTGGTCCACGGCATAAACATGATCTGAATTTCGCACAGCACCAGTGGTCCTGGTCCTATTTTGATTGGTAAAAACGAATGATATATCCTGTACTCTGTACTGTTGGATTCTGTTGTACAGGAGATTTATATCCTGTACTCTGTACTGTTGGATTCTGTTGTACAGGAGATTTATATCCTGTACTCTGTACTGTTGGATTCTGTTGTACAGGAGATTTATATCCTGTACTCTGTACTGTTGGATTCTGTTGTACAGGAGATTTATATCCTGTACTCTGTACTGTTGGATTCTGTTGTACAGGAGATTTATATCCTGTACTCTGTACTGTTGGATTCTGTTGTACAGGAGATTTATATCCTGTACTCTGTACTGTTGGATTCTGTTGTACAGGAGATTTATAACTATGCATGTCCTTATTAACCAGCAGTCCTATTTGCATGACTATGATCCAGAGAGACATTGATAGCGCTATTTCATGATTATGCGTAAGACCTGAAATTATTTATAcggtaaatttgaaaatggtacAATTTGTAAAGTTAGATTTCATATCAGTTTATAAAATACTCATGGTCATCTAAATTCCAACCACATTTCAATGTTACTTTTAATTGTGTTCATATTTTCATGAACCAGTGTGGatacttttgaaattttcccCTATCCCTGAAGCTTTCCAAGTATACTGTCTGTGAGGTTTGAGTTCTATTGTACTAACTTACTCTATGATTGATAGATGAGTCCAGACAGGTCATTGACATTTCACTGATTGCcaggaagaaaaaaatttaCTGAGTGGAGTTTTCATTGCaggaaaaatattaatcaaattaaaatgaaatgctATTATAGGTTTAGTGTTCAATTAGACTGTGACAGACtaggaatggggggggggggggggggggtcggtcATGCCAAATTGCCATCCATGACAGATTGGTTTTGGTGTATCACCTAGGAGACCTGTGACTTTTAGTTTTAATGTTAAGCGGTGGCAGTAAACAGAGGTTAGAATATAAATAAATGGAGATTACTCTGTGGTAATTGACAAGAGCTATTTTCATGATAATTAAATGCCTTCAGATTTATTGTCAAAAAATTGTGTGTGGCCCAaaaacaaatttcttttaaaaaccaaaaaaaaaaaaacaactaagtCTATGGCCTGCTATAATTAGGGATAAGTGGTTAACTTGAGAATGAAGAAAAATTGTATCCTCCACAGACACAATTAATCTCTGTTTATTTCAACCAATGAGATGGAATCTTGTAAGCAATGTAGAATGATAAACACTTGCAACATTAACGATTGTGAGCAAGATAATCACACATTCTTTGCATTTCCCTGAGAATTTTTTCTGTAAACAGGTAGAAAATGAAATCAGGTCTCAAGAATGCAAATAGAAAGAAATTTAAATTGACTGGCTCGATAAATATAAATGGAACGAGACGTAAAGATAGCTGAGGACATTCCTTTGAATGTTGGGCACAGGAAGTGTATCCTTTCTCCAAGTTTCCTGACTTAGACCAGTGAGTGTAAATAGCAGGACCTTGTGGTTTGGTGGTTTTTGAACTTCTGTTGAGTTGCAGGACTCTGTGAATGTCGTTCTCAGAGTAATTTTAAGTACATGGAAATGCGTCCGGTTGACACGGttatagtacatatatattgacaGAAATGAGTTACGTCCTGTTACAGTTGGTCTCTCTGCACTGCACGCAGTTGTGCTAAAGATAGTGGAACATGTGTTATAATTAAGGGTGTATTTTCAGTGTACCAAtaggaattatttttaaaattttcacatcGCCCTAGAATCAAACAACAAAATGGGAGGAATTTTAATGAAATCAGTACTTCTAACAAAACCCTCTtcctccccccccctcccaaaaaaaaaatcaaaagttcAAGAGTGTGCAGATATGCTGCTGCTTctttttatgtatgtatatttgtgAAAACTGCTTTTTGCAAATTAAGTTGCATAACTGTAGAATTCCAGTAGCGAGGGCAGTGCTTGTTATTGAAACATGATGAGAAAAGTTCTTACTCAGTTCTTACTCATATGTACAGACAAGTGGAGAAAAATATCTCTCTTTGgaaaatcagaattttttttgtagAATTTTGTATTGAAAGAGAAGTTGAGACTGAATTGAATACAAATTATTGATTATAAATTTAGGAGACCTTCAACAAACCCTTTTTAATCAGTTGTAGTAAATGCAATATTGCTCATATGAGTTTTAGTTCTTTTAACAACTAGCTGATTTATAAGTACACTGGTTAAAGTTGTTAACATTCCAGTAGATTTTTGAATGAAGTTAAGTTCTGAAGGCTTTATGTATAATTGTGGAGATTGATGACACTTGTAATAGCTGGAGATACTTTTGTACTTCTATCTCAATCATTCGTTGTATGGGTAACAAGCAATGACTGCTGGAATGAGGGGATCAGAGGAAGAGTACACTCCCCTCCCTTTGCTTGTTGATTTGTTCTAATTGTGTGCTGCCGTTACTATAATTAGGATTAAATATGCGATTTACAGGGTGTTTATACCAAAATATCAGGCATACCATGGCAAGACAATAGTATTTTGGCATTTGCTATTTAAGCAGGGCTGGTTCTATTTTGTGATTGTGGTGAATGTTATAACTGAGAGTTGCCATAAATAGATTCTGTGTTTGGCTGAGGGGTTCGCTGTAATTACAGAAATGTTTTCTCTTCAGATAAATATCAGTAGGGGTGTAATTTATTATTAGATGGTCCATATAACTGCTGGATCTTTGATAGGTTCGTTTTTTGTGGCAAGAATTTCTATTTTAGACATTTACATTCAAAAGATAATGGTGCCTTAGAGgcaagaaaaatattttgaagctggATGGAAAAAAAATGCTTCAGATTATTGAGCGTTAACAATCTTGGcaaaaattttgtaaacagatTGCATCTGTTAAATAAACTTGGAGAATCCTTATCAGAGTATTTATCTAGTAGTTTGTAGGCCAATGACGTCTTTGATTTTGAATGGGGGAGGGGCAGTGTGTATGTAGAATAGGTCTTACTACGACTCATGGAAAATCTAAGACTCTTATCATCACTGGGTATTAAATGAAGTGTGGTGCCAAAAACCAAAGGGTGTATAATTGCATATTGAGTGTTATGTATTGGTTTTTATTCACTTTTGTTGATTAGTGAATCACCTCTGAGATCTTGAAATACACTTCCTGTAGAAATGgtgaaaaacaaattatttgacACAACGTGGAAtcttttattcaaatgaaacagccttttcatttatttactctctctccccctctctctctttcttgaaacattttctgtaaattaaagATTGATacatatgttacatgttttaatattacGGAATAGAAGGgggccaagtggttagagcatcgcctgatcaaaatcacacggcctctcacctctgatCGGTGtggattcgaatcccgctcacgctggtaagtgagaaagtttcccagtttacttttggaaggtcagtagtctcttcccaggtacattgtatctgagttctcttccaccaataaaaaactgggcgccaccagatacctgaaaaattgtttagtgtgtcggaaaacatcaatcaatcaatcatacagaatagaagaaaataaagaataataataataataaaaattaccTGTGTGTGGATATTGCAGTCTACTTCCAGGTCGATATACTAGATATCACATTTTTACATCCAGGTCAATATGTTAGATATCACATTTTCATATCCAGGTCGATATATTAGATATCACATTTTTACATCCAGGTCGATATATTAGATATCACATTTTTACATCCAGGTCAATATATTAGATATCACATTTTCATTGCAAGTTTCTTCAAAGTAAAAATAAGTAACATGAAATCACTTGATAAATCACAGAACCAAAAACCTGGGTAATGGTTTTGATGTGTagagtatatttatatatataagtacAAGTCTCTCACCTGCACAATTAAAAGTAGTACAATCAGTGACAACAGTCTCAAATATAGTTCAAAAATTCGGCAAGATCTTCCCAAGAACAAGACAgtttcaaaattgtaaaaacatTCTCCTAATATGTTAGAAAATTCATTCAATCATTGTTCTGGGAATCAGTTTTTGGTCACAATTGATTAAGAACAAAGGATTTATGTAGGAATTTATTGGAAAGAGAAAGTTCAGAAATCTTTTTATGAAGAACAAGTGTTTCAATAAGCAACCATCTTTATGTACAAGACATCCAGGGATCATAtggggagggggtgtagacACAGGTCATTATTCATTGTACAGAtggggagggggtgtagacACAGGTCATTATTCATTGTACACAtggggagggggtgtagacACAGGTCGTTATTCATTGTACATGGGTAGGCAAGTTATTGGTTCGAATGCTGGTGAAGGTGGATACAATTACAAGTATCAGAACTAGGACAAAACTCCTATGAACTCCTTTGACAGAACTCCTATGACAGTGGTGAGAGAACACAGTTAATTAGTTAACCCTATGACAGTGGTGAGCACACACAGTTAATTAGTTAACCCTATGACAGTGGTGAGAGAACACAATTAGTTAACCCTATGACAGTGGTGAGCGCACACAGTTAATTAGTTAACCCTATGACAGTGGTGAACAGTTAATTTGTTAACTCCTATGACAGTCGTGAGAAAACACAGTTAATTAGTTAAATTTGATGACGGTGATGAGAAGTAATTATGCTAACCATTTCTTTACTCGGTGTTCGCATTCTCAAAAATAACAGATCtacaaatattcatatatgaAAACATCCATATGATTGATGAAATGAAGGTCATCAGGTTTGTATGGGGATCTAAGCGGGGAGATTCAGAGTTAAAAGTCTCAGCAATGATGGCCCAGGTCTTGTGGAGTAACTCCGTGAGTCAATCATTTTCCGTTTCTTTTCAGGATGGAGGCTCCTACCCCTTCTTAATGTATCGCTCCATGGGTTATCCTGCTAACGATCTCTACACATCACCATCCATGCCCAACATCTCCCTGGGACGACCCCCCTCATCATCTGTAAGTGGCTGCTAGGAGTTTTACCAttcatttcttcttctttttatgaataaaaatctGTTTTTGACGGGATTTCAAAGGTTAGGTTTACTTATTtggaaaatgtttgaaaatcatGAGAAGGTAAATAGTGATCTCTGTTTAATTACTACATATAGATTTATTTTAGCTGCTGTTTAATTTTTGCTGTTTTCACTGTATCCCAAAACCATGAAATTAAAACTTCTGTGAAATTATTAAACATTATTTGTAtagaatgaatataaaaacttaTAATTATAACCAGCAGTGAATTTAAAGTGGTGTACAGTATTTCTCAGCAATATCTGAATATCAATTTTCTCTTCAGATTTCCAGTTTCTGTGTATTCTTTGATTAAAGATTTCAAATTCTTCATATTGTACCAGGgtatgtttttattattttgaacaGGGTAATTCTAGTTCCCCTGAGGCAGACCTCCGTAATCTTAGTCATTCACGGCATGGCCTGCCTGCTCACCTCAGCGGTTACCCACTTTACCCAATCACAGGTACTTGCTTATACTTTTGCACTTTTACAATAAATAGATTTATATTGAAACTATAGAGTTGAAATGTTTCTATTCTGAATGGATGGTGTACTGGAAATACCCAATATTGAAAGGATATTTCGGTGTCAAACAGCAGAAATCTAAAATTACCCGTATCTTCAACAATAGCACATATATAccaatgatttatatatatatatatatatatatatatatatatatatatatatatatatataaaagagagagagattcatTAATTTGTAATAGGATGATCCATATTTTCATGTGATATTTTATAGATGCATTAATTTACAGTGTATGCATGAGGTTTTTGTAAAGTTTTACCTTTGAATTTGTGTTCCTGTGGAATTGAATTGCAGTTTTATATTCTCTCAGAATGATACATAAGGATAGTCCTGCTGAGGACGATGTAAAGAGATTAATTATCATACTTATGTAATGACTTTTTATAACAGGGCATGAAGTTGATCTCTCCCACCCCTCCAATCCCGCGATTCTGTCGGCCCAGATCAAGGCTTTGGAGGAGGCCCGTAACCAAGCTAAACTGGGTCAGTCCCTCCCATACTCCTCCATCCAGGCCATGCCTGGCAGTGCGGCCTCAGAGGCGCGACATGCCAGGATTCATGGGTAGGTGGTTATAGAAGTTTTGTTTTTAGGCTATGTGCAATCATGTGTAATGTTTACTGAAATACTGGTGATTAAACTTATACAAAAAACCATAGATGACGATATTAGAATTGTAATATCAGGGCTGTCACTATCCATTTTGGTACAGGGTCTGGGTCCCATTAGATTGGGAAAATTATCGATGTTTTGGgtcaaattgggaaattttACTTTTCGGGCCTTGTCGAAAATATGCGAGAAGTTATAAGTAAAAACGAAACTAACAcggtttaatttttttatatacacgATGTAACAGTTTTGTGATAATTGCAATTTCTAGATAAGTAaattgggaagggggggggggggttcccaATTGGGAAGGACCCAATTCAAAGAGATTGACGACCCTGTTGTATCTATGAATTATATGTTAATTTTTCTGAAAAGATATATTAAAGGTTTGATCAAAAAAGTATAATATGTAGTACTTTTGAAGTTGGCCGTTGTCTGAGTGTGTTCTGAACCTATTGTATATTACAGGCGTCACAAGCCTCTAAATAGAACGCACTCAGCCCCGCTCCCCATTGGACACCCGTTCCTGCAACAGAGTTATCTGATGCACCAGCAGGCAGCAGCTGCTGCTGCAGCAACAGGAGAGCATGGCAACGTGTCATCTGAACAGCTGATGAAGgacaaaatgtatgtaaagcAGCACATACGACAAGCTGTGTTACAGCGAGTGGGCAGCAAATCGCACATGGAGAATGTGGATGAGGAAACGGAGGCCAGATTAGCTCAggtaaagggagataatcaaagGTAGAATTAACTTAggtaaagggagataatcagaTGCAAAATTAATTTAGGTAAAGGGAAATTATCAGAGGCAAAATAAACTTACGTAAAGGGAAATAATGAGATGCAAAATTAACTTAggtaaagggagataatcaaagGCAAAATTAACTTAGATAAAGGGAAATTTGTTCCCTCACATTATCAGACACCTTGCacagttcatttacattttatttcaagGTTATGGAAAGGTGTGACATGGTAAATTATAAATCAGTGACTGAAATTTACTCGGATGTTTTTCAGGAGATGCGTGAATCTCGAGAGCAGATGCAAGAAGAAATGCGAGAGAAAATGGAAGAATCTTATATTGAAGAGAAAGAAATGCAATGGTCATTGAAACCCCGTCACAAAGGCCCCTGGCATCACAGGCCACTGGCCCGCACTCAGTCTAGTCCATTAGTATTGTCGTCCATCCCACCGCCAGATTCCCAGGAAGCAAAACCCATTTCATACAGATACACAACAGGtaatatacatacagatatatcaCAGGTAATATATACCTACAGATATATCACaggtaatatatacatacagatacaCTACaggtaatatatacatacagatatatcacaggtaatatatacatacagatatatcaCGGGTAATgtatacatacagatatatcacaggtaaaatatatatacagatatatcacaggtaatatatacatacagatatatcaCAGGTAATATATACCTACAGATATATCACaggtaatatatacatacagatacaCTACaggtaatatatacatacagatatatcacaggtaatatatacatacagatatatcaCGGGTAATgtatacatacagatatatcacaggtaaaatatatatacagatatatcacaggtaatatatacatacagatatatcacaggtaatatatacatacagatacaCTACaggtaatatatacatacagatatatcacaggtaatatatacatacagatatatcacaggtaatatatacatacagatacaCTACaggtaatatatacatacagatatatcacaggtaatatatacatacagatatatcaCGGGTAATgtatacatacagatatatcaCAGGTAATGTATACATACAGATACACTACAGGTAATATATATACTGAACATATCTCCTTTTATGTAAGGTCTACAAGATTCAGTTTAAAGAGAGTGATAGAAATTCGATTGGATTTGGAGGGAGGGGAGTCTCGTTGAATGATTTGTAgactaaatggatattttattatacatgtgaCAGATCTTCCATCAAAAtagtacattttatttttgtttttcaccaCTCTGGATATTGGGCTAAATGCATGAAAGTGTGTTGAAAGAGAAATGAATTACTGATTATTTAAGACAATAATAAGATATCCTACTTCTTTTCAGGTATTGCATACGATTCAATCATGCAGAAACACCAGTGTACATGTGGAAGCAATGCAAACCACCCAGAAAACGCTGGTCGCGTTCAGGCCATCTGGTCACGCATGCAAGATACAGGTCTCATCAACCGGTGCGAAGTTAGTATCCAGTACTCAGAACtattttttcaatctttttcgTACTGGGACATTTTTTTATTGCCTTTTGATCTCACTCTGACTCGATAGATAGGTAAATTTAAATTTGCCCAATTTCTTATTCTTCCTATTCAATTTGTGAATATGGAGCTACATAATACAGTGATGATAGCCCCAGTGGATTTGTCAACAACGAAAAAGAAAGAGtgagagaaaataaaacaaaaataaaaaatttcccAGTATGCAGTAGATAGCCAATTTACATACATTAGTCAAACAAAAGAAGATTGCACTATAGTGAGATGACATTTTCTATAGTTATTTTTAACTTTACAGTGAGTGCACAGAATTTTCAAGAAGTGTTGTATAAATTAATGCCAAGCCAAATCAATCTTAAGAAGAGTTCTGTTTTCACTTATTAAGTCTGTGTATCAAAAGGTTTTTGTACACATGAtgctggactttttatcatatGAAACATGTTCTCTCTTTCAGAAAATCAAAAGTCGGCGTGCGACAATTGAAGAACTTCAGAGTGCTCATTCAGAACTTCACACATTACTTTACGGGACAAACCCCATGCATCGACACAGACTACTCGGTAAGCTGAATTTCTCGTGGAACTCCAATTTAAACATTTGTAGTCCTCTTGTCCTGAGGAATTTGTGCTCTTTGTTGTTTGTTCAGATTAAGTGTGCATTGAATGTTCTCGAATTTACAACCTCATATTATGGTTCAGATTAATTAAGTGTGCATTGAATGTCCACAAATTTACAACCTCAACCAAGTACTACCCAGTAAAAAGTCCGattataaatttttaatttttgtagtTCTTTTTAGTATGGGTATACCCATAGATTTAAATCTGTTACTAACAAGAAAACCTGTGCTTCAGTCAATCAGCCGCGAAGCGAAGTTCCAATGaacatgcatattttttttctcaagcCACGAAAAATTTGACTTCttgaaaaatgaatttgattGTTAGTGTATGATTCCAGGGTATTCAGACCAGACGTGTAATTAGATTCCTATTGTACCAGTACGTGGTGCTCATTGGTCTCCATGGTAATACAATGCTGTTTTTACTCTTCAGATCACTTCCAGTTTTGTATGTTACCGTGTGGAGGGATCGGTGTCGACTCGGACACAGTCTGGAATGAAATGCACACCTACACTGCCACTAGAATGGTGAGCAATAACTGTGTATGATTACTGTAAAAACTCCCCAACTTCTGATGGTGAGCAATAACTGTATGATTACTTTAAAAACTTCCCCAACTTCTGATGGTGAGCAATAACTGTGTAGGATTACTGTAAAAACTGCCCAGCTTCTGATGGTGAGCAATAACTGTGTAGGATTACTGTAAAAACTTCCAAACTTCTAGTATGACTGATTGCCTTGGAGATGATAGACATTGGAATACAattattgttttcaaaaattaagttgccacatttttttaaacattcagAAAATGTGTGGGCATAGAGATTTCAGGGATTGGAATATCAGCGGTAATGTGCATGTCAATTGTTATTTAATTTCCAGGCTGCGGGCTGTGTGACAGAATTAGCAACCAGAGTTGCCAACAAGGAATTGaaggtatgtatatatttacatacataaaaGTCTCTGATAATCCTGTACATTTATTGATATACGGTTTATATGATAATCTGTTACATCTATCAATATACAGTTTATTTGATAATCTTGTACATTTAATGATATACGGTTTATTTGATAATCTTGTACCTTAATGATATACAGTTTATTTGATAATCTTGTCCATCAGATAATCCAATTTTCTAAATCTTTGGTCAGAGAGTGGTTTTAGCCTAATAGTGTCGTTTTTGTTGTTTACAGAATGGCTTTGCTATTGTTCGACCCCCAGGTCATCACGCAGAACACAACCAACCAATGTAAGTGAGCAAAGGAAGATAACTCAGACAGAAAATTTGTACAGTGAGAATCTCGCATGTTTTCATTTCGGCAGAAAGTTTCATCTGTAAATCAAGTCCACCATGAAAAATTTCGGTAGCATATATGATTGGACTTAACAATACAAGTATTGGGTTAAGTATTCCTATAGGCAAGAGGCTGGGATAACATCCCTTGGTTCCTTTTATATACCATGGAATTACATGGAGTTCCTAAGTactaaaaaaattcaaaatgaaataaggtaaaaatagagtatcATAGAAAGGAAAGCATACACATACATGATTACACAGAGTGAGTGTGTCACTGCTACACAACTAGCTGTCAGAGTGGGTGTGTCATTACTGCACTTCTAGCTGTCAGAGTGGGTGTGTCACTGCTACACATTTAGCTGTCTGGGGTATGTGCTGAGCAGCTCTACATTTTCAATGATACCCAGGCTTTTAAAATCTATTTCTGCAAAATCATACTCATGTTCTTCAGGGAAAAAGTagaatggagaagctgaatgttttgatattatgtcacatattttcattgttgattttttgcTTGTAGGGGATTCTGTTATTTCAACTCAATCGCCATAGCAGCAAAACAGTTGAGACAAAAGTCAAAAGCTGACAAAATCCTAATCGTGGATTGGGACGTACACCATGGCAACTCCACACAACAAATCTTTTTCAATGACCCTAATGTGTTGTACATATCTGTCCATCGCCATGACGACGGGAACTTTTTCCCTGGGACCGGTTCCCCCGCTGACTGTGGATCTGGGGATGGACTGGGATTCAACGTTAACATAGCATTCAGTGGGTCTCTGTCCCCACCCATGGGGGACGCCGAGTATTTAGCTGCCTTTAGGTAGGTGTTCAAATTTGCCACAGATAGAAAGATTTATTCAGGTTAAAAATCATTATATGACATAGGTTGATATACATTTATAGCCTATTAGATGGCAAGAACtatgaaatattgataaatgtaTCCATTGcaagtatgattttgaaatattatgcAATTTAAATAAGACTAGaagtttgaactaaaataaacatataatgGTTATCACAGTGTCGCTGCATTGGTTTCCACGTAAGGATAACCTAGGAAATCACAAatgcttatttccaatggagTCCTTAATGCAGAGCCTTAGAGTTATTTGAGTTCATCTACTACAAAAGATTTAAACCTGGTGTTCCATTTTATCAATTACTGTTATTAACAGCTACTACAGGATAGTCACCATTTCATTTTCTCGTGAAACATCACATGAAAATTAGCGCGGGCTCTGAATGATTGGTCTCTTGCAGGCTAACGTAAATAAAATACCGTACGAATGGTATTTTTAGCGAAACACaaattcagtgatttttttttataaattattgGTATATATATGTAGCGAAAGCAaattttagcgactttataattcTAAGGAAGATGACTATTACCTCCGATATGGAGTAAATTGGTAGTGATATCCAATTTCAGCGACCTCGTCACTCTCGCTTAAAATGCCAAAATTTAGATCCTCGCTTATATGgtatatgtaaaaattaaaagtaatttga
It encodes:
- the LOC125666665 gene encoding histone deacetylase 4-like isoform X12, with protein sequence MSEEYLLYPMGPSDGGMDINSHFTPIRKAEMTQSPLASPVVERRPVPTTVFTDPHLQQGLAKIKHEQELQHQLLIQHYRQQQQQLAQEHEKQLQDHIKQLVFMQKQQELLEQQKKMQEQHRMEKELLENERLEQIKNKKDGEQSAVASSEVKARLQEFVLTKKQREAAARNSPPALRNWGVDQSSPPQGISPPYASHLLGKYEDFPLRKTVDCSSNSDSGPNSPPAGLHASMVNGNVTSKEDGGSYPFLMYRSMGYPANDLYTSPSMPNISLGRPPSSSGNSSSPEADLRNLSHSRHGLPAHLSGYPLYPITGHEVDLSHPSNPAILSAQIKALEEARNQAKLGQSLPYSSIQAMPGSAASEARHARIHGRHKPLNRTHSAPLPIGHPFLQQSYLMHQQAAAAAAATGEHGNVSSEQLMKDKMYVKQHIRQAVLQRVGSKSHMENVDEETEARLAQEMRESREQMQEEMREKMEESYIEEKEMQWSLKPRHKGPWHHRPLARTQSSPLVLSSIPPPDSQEAKPISYRYTTGIAYDSIMQKHQCTCGSNANHPENAGRVQAIWSRMQDTGLINRCEKIKSRRATIEELQSAHSELHTLLYGTNPMHRHRLLDHFQFCMLPCGGIGVDSDTVWNEMHTYTATRMAAGCVTELATRVANKELKNGFAIVRPPGHHAEHNQPMGFCYFNSIAIAAKQLRQKSKADKILIVDWDVHHGNSTQQIFFNDPNVLYISVHRHDDGNFFPGTGSPADCGSGDGLGFNVNIAFSGSLSPPMGDAEYLAAFRTILMPIAKEFNPDIVLISAGFDAAAGHPPPLGGYNVSAACFGHMTRELMSLADGKLVLSLEGGYDLPAICDATELCIKALLGDELPPVKEEELCRAPCKPGLETLEETIKIQAKHWPCVQRYLGTIHYSLMEAQKREMEEADTVTALASLTMVAAKQSTMSEEESEPMDEDKS
- the LOC125666665 gene encoding histone deacetylase 4-like isoform X4; protein product: MSSNNYPYIVNRKLLYKESVDSGFQEPIDPMGPSDGGMDINSHFTPIRKAEMTQSPLASPVVERRPVPTTVFTDPHLQQGLAKIKHEQELQHQLLIQHYRQQQQQLAQEHEKQLQDHIKQLVFMQKQQELLEQQKKMQEQHRMEKELLENERLEQIKNKKDGEQSAVASSEVKARLQEFVLTKKQREAAARNSPPALRNWGVDQSSPPQGISPPYASHLLGKYEDFPLRKTASEPNLKVRSALKQKLESQRRINHSPILPRKNKFVKRKPQLSLDCSSNSDSGPNSPPAGLHASMVNGNVTSKEDGGSYPFLMYRSMGYPANDLYTSPSMPNISLGRPPSSSGNSSSPEADLRNLSHSRHGLPAHLSGYPLYPITGHEVDLSHPSNPAILSAQIKALEEARNQAKLGQSLPYSSIQAMPGSAASEARHARIHGRHKPLNRTHSAPLPIGHPFLQQSYLMHQQAAAAAAATGEHGNVSSEQLMKDKMYVKQHIRQAVLQRVGSKSHMENVDEETEARLAQEMRESREQMQEEMREKMEESYIEEKEMQWSLKPRHKGPWHHRPLARTQSSPLVLSSIPPPDSQEAKPISYRYTTGIAYDSIMQKHQCTCGSNANHPENAGRVQAIWSRMQDTGLINRCEKIKSRRATIEELQSAHSELHTLLYGTNPMHRHRLLDHFQFCMLPCGGIGVDSDTVWNEMHTYTATRMAAGCVTELATRVANKELKNGFAIVRPPGHHAEHNQPMGFCYFNSIAIAAKQLRQKSKADKILIVDWDVHHGNSTQQIFFNDPNVLYISVHRHDDGNFFPGTGSPADCGSGDGLGFNVNIAFSGSLSPPMGDAEYLAAFRTILMPIAKEFNPDIVLISAGFDAAAGHPPPLGGYNVSAACFGHMTRELMSLADGKLVLSLEGGYDLPAICDATELCIKALLGDELPPVKEEELCRAPCKPGLETLEETIKIQAKHWPCVQRYLGTIHYSLMEAQKREMEEADTVTALASLTMVAAKQSTMSEEESEPMDEDKS